The Syntrophobotulus glycolicus DSM 8271 DNA window CATTTTTCAGACCCATATGCATGAGCAGCTTAATAATGGCGATACCGGCAGCTCCCGCACCATTAGCAACAACTTTGACATCTTCAATTTTCTTGCCGACAACTTTCAACGCATTGAAAAGTCCGGCAAGGGTTACAACTGCAGTTCCATGTTGGTCATCATGGAAGATCGCGCCTTTAAACTTACCGTTAGCTTTTAATGTATCTTCAATAACAAAGCACTCCGGAGCTTTGATATCTTCGAGATTCACACCGCCAAAGCTTGGAGCGATTAATTCAACAAGTTCAACAATTTTAGCTGTATCAGTGGTGTCAACACAGATCGGATAAGCATCTACATCACCGAAAGCTTTGAAGAGAAGCGCTTTACCTTCCATAACAGGCATAGCGGCAGCTGCACCAAGATTACCGAGACCAAGAATAGCTGTACCGTTGGATACGACACACACCGCATTGGCATGGTTCGTATATACATCAAGGTTATCTAAATCAGCGGCAATTTCTTTTACCGGTTCAGCAACACCAGGTGAATAAGCAAGAGTAAGATCATCTTTGTCTTTTGCAGGACAGGTAACTCTCACTTCGATTTTACCAGGACCAATTTTGTGAAATTCAAGTGCTTCGTCCCGCAGATTTTTAATACGTGACATGATTTATCTTCCTTTCATCTTTCATTTATTTTTTTAACAACAGTAAATATTATGAACGATATTCCTTGTTATTATGAGTATCATCAAGATACAACATATACCTTGTTAAAAAACGAACATGCATAGAGAAGTTCCAGGCCCCCTCAACAGAGGTGGCCTTGGATACTCTTCAAGCCATCTCTGCGAGATGGCTTGAAGTATTGAATTTAGCCCTTTTTCTGAGCTTCTTTTGCCTGAATTTCATTGTAGGCGGAAAGAATGTCGCGAGCATTATCATAAACAGGTGTATCAACCATTTTACCATTGAGGGTAACGGCTGCTTTACCTTTGGCGATTCCTTCTTCTTCAAACACTTTAACAACTGCTTTTGCCCACTCAACATCAGCAGGATCGGGAGCATACAAACGGTTTGAAGGTTCAACCTGGCTAGGATGAATGATCATACGGCCTTCATAACCCATTTGTCTGCCGGTTGCAACATTCGCTTCAAACGCAGGAACATTCTGGAAAGAAACGAATGGAGCATCAACAGCGACGATACCAGCTGTGCGGCAAGCAACACCAACTTTGAAACGTCCATATAACTGTTCCTCTGCTGCGTCTGTGATTTTAACTCTCATATCACGGCAGTAGTCAACAGCACCAAAGATCGCTGCAACATTGCGTTTGCTGGCTAAACAGCATTCTTCGGCATTAGCAATACCTTTAGCTGTTTCAAGAAGCATGGAAATTTTCACTGTACCAACGGGAATGCCGCGGCGTTGTTCCAATTCTTCGAGTTTCCATTCCAAACGTTTAACGTCATCAGCAGAACCGGTTTTGGCAAGTGTAACACCGTCAAGACCAGGAATTACAACTGCTTCAAGGTCGTCATTTGTTAAAAGAGTTTCCCAGTTGTTGATACGAACCCATACTTGAGCACCGTTTACTGCTAAAGTTCCGCCTTTGATGGTATCT harbors:
- a CDS encoding HpcH/HpaI aldolase/citrate lyase family protein, with translation MAVLRSIFYVPGNNPRFIEKAPSIPADVYTLDLEDSIPPAEKEATRVMIADTIKGGTLAVNGAQVWVRINNWETLLTNDDLEAVVIPGLDGVTLAKTGSADDVKRLEWKLEELEQRRGIPVGTVKISMLLETAKGIANAEECCLASKRNVAAIFGAVDYCRDMRVKITDAAEEQLYGRFKVGVACRTAGIVAVDAPFVSFQNVPAFEANVATGRQMGYEGRMIIHPSQVEPSNRLYAPDPADVEWAKAVVKVFEEEGIAKGKAAVTLNGKMVDTPVYDNARDILSAYNEIQAKEAQKKG
- a CDS encoding NAD(P)-dependent malic enzyme, producing MSRIKNLRDEALEFHKIGPGKIEVRVTCPAKDKDDLTLAYSPGVAEPVKEIAADLDNLDVYTNHANAVCVVSNGTAILGLGNLGAAAAMPVMEGKALLFKAFGDVDAYPICVDTTDTAKIVELVELIAPSFGGVNLEDIKAPECFVIEDTLKANGKFKGAIFHDDQHGTAVVTLAGLFNALKVVGKKIEDVKVVANGAGAAGIAIIKLLMHMGLKNVIMCDTKGAIYKGRAEGMNKYKDEIAERTNVNLVKGDLKEAIKGADVFIGISAPEMLDEEMIKSMAPNPIIFAQANPIPEIWPIQRALDAGAAVIATGRSDVQNQVNNVLAFPGIFRGAIDVRATDINDAMKVAAAKAIADCVKPEELNANYIIPSSFNPEVAPAVAAATAQAAIDSGIARNPIDPASIAENLKKRMANQYKNKF